In Nitrospirota bacterium, the genomic window AGCGTTTCCGTGGCTGACACAGGGTTCGGGATCCCGAAACCTCACCTGACGGAGATATTCGACAAATATCGCCAGGCGGCGCATAAAGGGTCGGGTCCTTTGAGAGGGACCGGCCTGGGTCTGGCGATCGTGAAGCACATCATCCAGGCGCATGGAGGCAAGGTATGGGCGGAAAGCGAACCCGGCGGGGGCAGTATCTTTACCTTTATATTGCCGGACTGATGCTGCTGGTAAGCTCAAGCTGTGCGGTCCCGGCCAAGACCCCGGGCGGCGGCGAAGAGTGCGCCCGTCTGCATTCGCTGCAGCCCCTCATCGACGGCGGGGAGTTCGAGCGGGCAGTGAGGAAGAGCGAGGACATCCTTGCAGCCTCCCCAAGCGGTCCGCACGCCGACGAGGCGCTCTATGCACTGGGCCTGGTCTACGCACACGCGGGAAACCCCAAGAAGGACTATCGCAAGTCCCGGGACTACTTCGCCCGGCTGGTGAAACAGTTCCCCCACAGCTCCCTCACGGGAGAGGCCAGAATCTGGACCGGCGTTCTCGATATGTTCGAAAAGACAAAAGAGGTGGACATCGAGATCGAAGGCAAGAAGAAATCGATCGTCAAATAGGAGGCGGGAAAGAACATGGCATCAGGCAAACTCCTGGTCGTCGACGACGACCGGAACCTCCTGGAACTGATCAGGATAAGGCTCGAGTCTTCGGGGTTCGAGGTGTATACGGCCCCCGATGAGGTGGAGGCGAGGACCCTGCTGGCAGCTCAGGTCTTCGACCTCGCCATCATCGATTTGCAGCTCGTGCAGACGGACGGCATCTCGCTCATGACCGAGGCGCACCACATGAGCCCCGGCCTGCCCGTCATCATCCTGACCGCCCACGGAAGCATCGAGAGCGCCGTGGAAGCGATGAAAAAGGGCGCTTTTACCTACCTGACCAAGCCTTTTGACGCACGGGAACTGGTCCTCTCCATCGAACGGGCGCTGGAGAACCGGAGACTGACCACGGAGGTCTCGCGGCTGAAGGAACTGGTCCGGGAGCGGTACGATTTCGAGAACATTGTAGCGAGGAGCGGAGAGATGCAGAAAGTGCTGGAGTCGGTGACCCGCATCGCGCGAACCGACTCCACGGTCTTCATTCATGGCGAGAGCGGGACCGGCAAGGAACTGATCGCCCGCGCCATCCACGTCACCGGCGCGAGGAAAGAGGGGCCCTTTGTTGCCATCAACTGTGCGGCAATACCGGAGACGCTGCTCGAAAGCGAGCTCTTCGGCCATGAGAAGGGGGCCTTCACCGGGGCCGTGAGGAACTCGAAGGGCCTGTTCGTCCAGGCCCATGAGGGTACGATCTTCCTGGACGAGATCGGCGACATGACCCTCGCTACGCAGGCGAAGTTTCTGCGGGTCCTGCAGGAACGGCAATTCTTCCCCGTGGGCGGGGAGAGACCGGTGTCCGTGGATGTGAGGGTCATCGTGGCGACCAACAAGGTCCTGGAGAACGAGGTAGCAGAAGGGCGCTTCCGTGAAGACCTCTATTACCGGATCCGGGTGATCCCCATCGAACTTCCGCCGCTCCGGGAGCGGAAAGACGACATCCCTGTGCTGGCCGAGCATTTCCTGAAGAAGTTCGGCGGGTCGATGAAGAAGACGATAACCGGGTTGACACCCAGGGCGCTGCAGAAGCTGATGCTCCACGACTGGCCCGGCAACGTGCGGGAGCTGGAGAACACGATCGAGTATGCTGTTGCCATGGCCCATCAAGAGATCATCACCGACGATCTGGTCCTGCCTGCAAAGGACGGATCAACGGACGGGCAGATCAAACCGCTCAAAGAGGCGCGGGACGACTTCGAAAAGGACTATCTCATCCAGCTCCTCGAGGTTACCCGGGGGAATGTGACGAAGGCCGCGGAGCTGGCAGGGAAGTACCGGGCGGATTTCTACAACCTCCTCAAGAAGTACGTCATCAGCCCGCTTGATTTCAAGAAGAAGTGAAAAGCCGGTGGAGCCCGATCGAGAAAGCCGTTCGGGACTCGGATTCCCTGTTCATGAAAGCCAAAGAAAAGCCGCATCATCTCTCCCTTTTTTCATGATGCAGAATAGACACGCCCCGTCTGGATTTTCCTACAGCATCTAATATTCTGATTTTGCCCGCCAATCACCCAGCCCCGAGCCATTGCCTGTTGTCCGCGCAGGGGAAACCATACAGGTTCTGAAAATCACAACAAGAACAGTGTACACTCGACTCTTTGAAAAACCTGGAGAACTTCGCGAATACATGGTCCCCCCCGATATGGCACAGCAATTGCTCTATTAAGAAGCAAACTCTATCAGAAAAAATATCAGGCGGCGATGAAGGAGGACCATGATGAGCATTAACTTCTTTCCCTTACGGGAGCAGATGCTGAAGGAGATTGAGCGGTGCATATCGCTCGCCAAGCTGGATACGCTGACGAGTTTCTGCAACAGCTGTCTGTTCAAGCTCTACGAAAGCGCCGTAGCACTGGAATGCCACACCTGCCAGGTCCACCAGAGAGCCAAGAACATCATGCAGGAGGCCAGGCGGGAGCCTGTGGATGATGAAGATATGCTCGGATTCTGCTGAGGTCGCGCAGGGAAGACATTCCGAACAACGGAAAGACCAAACCGAAAGGAGCGAACATGCATACGCTAGTCTCTTCTCCAAGGAACGAGGCGGGAACGATAAAGAACGCATCACGCATCCCCATGGCGGGATACGCCGGCCTTGAGTCAATTTGGCCGGCCACGGGGTTCTTCGCTCGACGGAGAACGAAAAAGCTGAAAGAAATAGAGTGTTCCGCGCGGGACATCATGGTGATGGGTTCGACGGGGTTCCATACCTTTGTGGATCCTCAGGGTGCCCTCCACAATGTCCTCAAGAACTGCCGCGAGGCGAAGGTGATGCTCCTGGACCCGCTTCGGGAGGGGACCGTGGTCCGCGCAAGGAGCATACCGCATCCGGACGTCAGCCCCGAGCTGTTCCGGGAGCAGATCATCAGAAGCATCGATTTTCTGAAGGGCCTCAAGGAAGCCGGGAAGAACGTAAGGTTGAAGCTTTACCCGGAGGCACCGCTCCTCAAGCTGGCCGTCCTCGGCGATAACCTCTCAGTACGGTTCTATCACACGGGCGTCAATGCCCGGAACGTGCCCGAATATCTGTTCAGGCAGGACCAGAAGAACCCGGGCAGCCTGTTCGATCCTTTTTACCGGTATTTCCTCGCACGGTGGAGCGATCCGAACATCCCTGAATACGACCTTGATACGGACGAATTCGTGTACCGGGAGCGAAACGGAAATGAAACGAGAAGAGAGAAGTTCAGTGAAGTGACCATGGTGCACTGAGCTGCAAAGGTTGCATACTCAGTTATCCCCCTGGCCGGCCGGAATGCAACGGGAAACCCTCCCCCTGACGCAGACTGGCCGGCCTTTTTTTGTGTGGCGGTCGATCGAAAGAGACAGTATGCCGTCGTCCTGAACGAAGTGAGGGATCTTGAGCATTGAGCATGTCGAGATGCTTCGTTGCACTCAGAATTACGTTTTCGGCAGATTCTTGACTCTATGGCTTGCCTGCGAGAATACGTCGAACGCGGCCAGAACCAGCGAAACCCCGGTTTAAAAAAAGCCGCTGAAGTTACCCTTCAGCGGCTTTTTGGTAGATTGCCTGATTTTCAACGGCGGCCGGCGCGGATCGACAGAATCATCCCGATGTTGGTCCTCAGTCGATCTTTTCCCTGTTCTTCGGCCGCTTGTTCGCTTCGAGGATCTTCTTCCTAAGACGGATCGACTGCGGAGTCACCTCCACGAGTTCGTCTTCCTTGATGAACTCAAGCGACTGCTCGAGTGACAGCTGACGATGGGGCACGAGCCGGAGCGCTTCGTCGGCGCCCGATGCGCGCATGTTCGTCAGCTTCTTTTCCTTGATGACATTCACGTCCATGTCGTTCTCGCGCGAATTCTCTCCCACGATCATGCCTTCGTAGACCGCCGTGCTTTCATTGATGAACAGCTCGCCGCGAGGCTGAATGTGGTAAAGGGCATAGGTCGTGGTCTTGCCTGCCCGGTCAGCCACGAGCGCGCCGGTGGCGCGCTTTGCGATGGGGCCCTGCCATGGCTCATACCCGTCGAAGAGATGGTTCAAAAGGCCGGTGCCCCGGGTATCGGTCAAAAACTCCGAGCGAAA contains:
- a CDS encoding tetratricopeptide repeat protein: MGGKRTRRGQYLYLYIAGLMLLVSSSCAVPAKTPGGGEECARLHSLQPLIDGGEFERAVRKSEDILAASPSGPHADEALYALGLVYAHAGNPKKDYRKSRDYFARLVKQFPHSSLTGEARIWTGVLDMFEKTKEVDIEIEGKKKSIVK
- a CDS encoding sigma-54 dependent transcriptional regulator: MASGKLLVVDDDRNLLELIRIRLESSGFEVYTAPDEVEARTLLAAQVFDLAIIDLQLVQTDGISLMTEAHHMSPGLPVIILTAHGSIESAVEAMKKGAFTYLTKPFDARELVLSIERALENRRLTTEVSRLKELVRERYDFENIVARSGEMQKVLESVTRIARTDSTVFIHGESGTGKELIARAIHVTGARKEGPFVAINCAAIPETLLESELFGHEKGAFTGAVRNSKGLFVQAHEGTIFLDEIGDMTLATQAKFLRVLQERQFFPVGGERPVSVDVRVIVATNKVLENEVAEGRFREDLYYRIRVIPIELPPLRERKDDIPVLAEHFLKKFGGSMKKTITGLTPRALQKLMLHDWPGNVRELENTIEYAVAMAHQEIITDDLVLPAKDGSTDGQIKPLKEARDDFEKDYLIQLLEVTRGNVTKAAELAGKYRADFYNLLKKYVISPLDFKKK